The sequence TCTCCTTAAATGGCATTCCGCTTTTATACATCTTAATTATTTGTTCGTCTGTCACTCCAGGGTTCCTGGGCATTCTATCACTCCCCTCTTTAACTTTCTATTTAAAATTATACGAACATACGTTCCGTAAGTCAACAAAAATCTAAACTGTTCAGAGATTTTACAACATCATCGTATTAGGGTCTCACATTTAACCTTACTTGACATGTAACACATATTTATCTACCCTTGGTTTCCATCTATTGCATCATCATATTTTGCAAATTGAAAAGTTATTTATTTTTATTAACTCCTTCTCCACCTATAAAATCTCCAAATCAACAACATGAACAGAAAATATCCTATAGAAGAATAATAATGCTTCCATTGATCACTATGATTAAAGAATCCAAACCCTTCTGCCAGCTTTTCAAAAATAGCCATCAATAAACTCATCATTACCATAAACACAAATCTTTTAAATGAGGTCATTGTATCTGAAAAATAAAGAAAGAAAAAAGTAAATAAAGGAAGGCCAACAAGCGTAAAACCAATGTTAATTGAAAAAATCTCTGGAAAGGGTCTTACTGGAAATTGATAGAATTGTTTTCCGACAAAATAAAGGTCAAGATATGTACCAAGCAAAGATGCAAATAAAAGGGTTGAACCATATCCTGAAAGTTTATTTCTCTTAACGGAATATGACCTTTTTGGCGAGGATCGCAAGCTCGATTTTTTCGATTGTTTCACAGTATTCATCCATAATCTCTCCATCTGTTTCGCAGTTTTCTCTAATTAAGTAATGAATCACTCTCCAGTCATTAAACCAATCACCAATTTCAGCTTCTGTATGGGCAACATCCTTCCAGGCATAGATAAGTTTGGGACTATAAATTGGCCTCTCCCCTTTTCGCAGCTGGCAATTTCTAATCCTTTTTTTATATAAAAATCCGGGCAAAGATTCTCTAACATCATGAAATAGATGAGGCCAGTAGTCTTTTCGTGATCCTGTATGGGGGTGAGATGCTGCCCAGTTCACTATTTTTTGTAATCTTCTCTTATTGTCAAAGAGGAGTGAATATAAACGTTTTCCTAATAAAATCCGTTCATGTAAAGAGCTAAAATGACGAAGGGTTTGACCAATCAATGCTGCTTTCGTTTCATTTTTCCGATGTTCAAAATATGGAAAAAGAATATGATTGAGACTTAAAAGATCTTGAAGCATAAATTCAAGCGTATCTAAAACACTTTTTTTATAAACTGGGTTTTGTACGACTCTTTTTTCCAAGTAGGATTGTTCATTAATAACCAGAGCAATGGCTAATTTATATGGATCTCCATACTTCCAAAATTGATTCCATATCGTTTCCATGAAAGTAGAGACATTGAAGTGAGGAAGCAGGTGAAAAAGACGTTTATTCTGCCGCAGACTTTCTTCATATAATAAAAACTGGGGATAAACATCCTGAAATATAAGCCAGTTTCCTCGTTCTAAAAATGAGAAGAATGCCTTCCTCTCCTTCTCGGAAAGCAGATTAGAAAGAAAGTCCCCCTTTAAATCCGTCATATTCCAGCCGCCATTTCTCGATACCATATGCCCTAAAAATGCCCAATGAATCTCTGGGTGGGCCAGATAAAATTTTAGGTAGGCTTGTGTTCTTGTCACATTGTTTACATTTAACCTATTAGTTTCCTCTTTTATTTGATTAATTAGAACACGATCTTCATCAGATAATCCAAGAATGTCCGGAATAGCCGGTGATTTCTGTTTCTTCTTTAACTCAATTTTAATTTCTGTAAAAGAATGTGAGTTAAATAGATTTATCTTATTCATTCGTTTATGGGCCCAAATTCGTTCCTCACCCCTTTTTGTTTTTCATTTATATATTTGAATATCTACTATGAATATTTTATTCGTATGCTAGCAATAAATGATGAAGAATTGATTTCAAGTAAGGTTCAGCCAAAACACATTTCTATTCCGGCAGCAATGCGTTAATTTCAATCAGATCTTTTGTAATAAAAAAATCACTCCCATTATAAAATCTAATCCTTCTGCAAATGATATTTCTTAATAGACGCTCGAAACAGAGGTGAGGAGATGGGAAGAGAATTTTTTAGATATTTGGGGAGGCTGACATATCGTTATCGCTGGGCTATTGCTGCATTTTGGGCATTGCTTTTCATCTTTACCTCGATTTATGCCCAACGGCTGCCCGACATGCTAAAGGAAAGCGGGTTTACACCAGAAGGAAGTGAATCTGATCTAGGCTTTGAAAGTCTTGAGGAAGAGCTTGGGATGTCACCCTCCACATTAAATCTGATATATACAAGTAATCATTTGGATCTGACAGAGGAATCAGAAACAGCAAGAATCATAGAATCCCTTGAAAATCTAAAAACACAGCCATACATAACGAATATTCAAGTTAACCCCACACCGCGTCTAACCGAAGAAAAAGGAATCCAATCTGTTATTGTAAAAATCAACCTAAATAATCAGGAGTCACTTGAAGTATATCCGGAATTAAGAGAAATGATTACAGCTCCGCAGGGTATGGAATTGTTTATCGATGGGGGAACAGCAACCTTGTATGAAATACAGCAGGCAACGAAACACGACTTGGTGAAGGCGGAACTAATCGGAATTCCCATTGCCTTGATTGTTTTGCTTATAATATTTGGAACTGTGGGCGCTGCCTTGCTTCCGGTCTTTGTCGGGATGGTCAGCGTATCGGTCACTCTTGGAACTACTTATTTCATCTCTTACCATTTTGATGTATCTAACTTTCTCCCCAATATTGTGATGATGCTCGGACTAGCCCTGGGGATTGACTATGCACTATTTGTGGTCAGCCGTTTTCGTGAAGAATTAAAACGCCATCGTTCAGTGGAATCAGCTGTGGCGAGGACAATGGAAAAAGCTGGACATTCCGTCTTTTTTTCAGGATTCGCCGTACTGATTGGAATGTTTGGCATGCTTTTTATTAGGCTGCCGATCATGTATTCCCTCTGTCTCGGGGGAGTCTTAATCGTATTGATGTCGGTTTTAGTTTCAAGCACTCTTTTGCCTGCTTTGCTTGGAATTTTTGGACATTCCATTAATCGTCTGCAGGTATTTCCTGCCCTTCAGAAAAAGCTGGGGAATTCAACTTTATGGAGAAGAATTGCTTTTGGCGTGATGAAGCGCCCCGCTTTTTTGACAATATTCATTAGTCTCATTCTGATTTTGCTGATGACTCCAATTGCGAATATGAAGCTGGGAGTCCCAACAGCTGAAGTACTTCCTCCCTCTTATGAATCAAGAATGGGCTCAGACTTGTTCGACCAACACTATGACAACAAAGAAGCAAGTCCAATCTATATCGTGGTTAAAACACCTGAATCTGCAGCAGAGGAAGACTCAATTCTGCTCATTAATGAATATGAAAAGACCATTTCGAAAATAAATGGTATTCAGGAAGTAAGAAGTTTTTTGGATACATTTGAGAATCAATCTGCAGAAATGATTGCAGGTCTGCTGCAAACAGATGAAACAAGAGAAAACCTCGAACGCAGAAACCTCCTTCGAGGCGAGTTTGCTCTTTTAACCGCCATACCTGCCCATGATCCAAACAGCCCACAAGCTTCCGACCTAGTGGAACAGCTGCGTAATGTAAAAACAGAATCATTGGAGACATATGTTACGGGACATAGCGCTCTTCGTTTCGACATGCTGAACAGAATTTACGAAGGGCTTCCTTTTTTGATTTTATTTATCATGACTGTGACCTATTTGACTTTGCTTTATGCTTTTAAATCAGTATTAATTCCTTTAAAAGCTGTCTTAATGAATGTTCTTAGCCTTGGCGCCAGCCTTGGAATCGTTGTCATCGTTTTTCAAAATGGCTGGTTTGCCGAAGCATTGCAAATTACGTCAACTGGCTATGTCAACCTCGTCATGCCCGTTACCATTTTCAGTATTGTCTTTGGGATATCAATGGATTATGAAGTTTTTCTTATTTCAAGGATTATGGAGGAATACGAAAAAACGGGAGACAATGACAGGAGTACGGCTGAGGGGCTGCAAAAAACCGGCGGGCTAATCACCAGTGCAGCTTTAATTCTGATGACAGTAGTTGGCTCGTTTATTTTTACTAACATCGAAATAACGAAAGCACTTGGAGTCGGATTATTTTGCGCTGTATTTATTGATGCTACCATTATCAGGATTATTGTCGTCCCTGCTCTGATGAAAATGTTAGGACATGCCAACTGGTGGGCACCGAGGTGGTTATTCGGAAGGTAGGATAGTGCGTGGTGGCAACGGGTTTCATTACGGACACTAGTTCCGTTACTTTTGATAAATCCGGCTTTTTTAAAAATTTGAGGACATCAGTTCCGTTATTCGTGTAAATTACAGCTATTTATTGTTGATTTTAGCAAAATAACGGAACATATGTCCGATTGCATTATGAAAACAGTGGTTTTTACGGAAATAACGGATCCTATGTCCGCTTAGATTCAATAAACGTTGCGTTTCCCCTGTATTTTCTTTCAACCCTTTAAAAGGATTTATTTAATCCCACCATAAAAAAAGCTTATTTGTTCTTCTCATTTCTTCAATTAGAGCTTCGATAGTTTCAGTCCCCTGGTCCACAACATCCGGACAAAATTCGTATATTTCTTGTGCAAAGGATTTCATTTGCTGGTCCGCCGGGAGCTCTGAAAAAATCGCCTCAACCCAGTCATAATCAGCACCGATCATGTTAAAAGGATAACGATCATTCCATTCCCTTAATTTTGCACTAACATCTTCATTACTAATATCATAATTATCGCCATTTGTTTGCTGGACTTTTAGAATTTCAAATTGGTCATGTCCTTTTATGATTCCAACTTTACACATACTCTTTCTTTCGTTACCAAAGTCTCTTTCGCATATAAAAACTAAGTACCCCATCTGTTTTAGGCGAGATTGAAGGTCAACGACTACCTTTTCAGCTTTGTCTTCAGGGGTCATAAATGAAATCCCTGCTGTTCTTGTTTCACCCTCATTATATAATTCATTTATGATTAATGGCTGCAAGCTGCTGCTGACAGACGCCTTAATAATATGTATGACTTCTTCAGTAAATCCAATTTCTTTTGCAATTTGGTCACTCATTATTTCATTTTTATGTTTGTTTCCGAATCCGAAAAGCTTCTTCCAATCCAACCTTACACCCTCCCAACCCAGTAGCATATTTCCAAAATTAATTATTATAAACTATAGCGGAAACTGTCCCGCTCAACAAGAAGATAAAAGCATTCAATTTATTAAAAAAGGTAACGACTACCCTTGTTTGTTCCGATTTTCACACAATGTTCATTTATCGAAAAAGGTATTTTATTTTTTAATAGAATGATAAACATGAGGGGGAGTTCTTTTGAAATTTATAGAAAAATGGCATCGATGGCGTTCTCCGCTGTTATTAATAGGGGCTGCGGGCATATCT comes from Bacillus oleivorans and encodes:
- a CDS encoding DUF4253 domain-containing protein, producing the protein MDWKKLFGFGNKHKNEIMSDQIAKEIGFTEEVIHIIKASVSSSLQPLIINELYNEGETRTAGISFMTPEDKAEKVVVDLQSRLKQMGYLVFICERDFGNERKSMCKVGIIKGHDQFEILKVQQTNGDNYDISNEDVSAKLREWNDRYPFNMIGADYDWVEAIFSELPADQQMKSFAQEIYEFCPDVVDQGTETIEALIEEMRRTNKLFLWWD
- a CDS encoding MMPL family transporter; the protein is MGREFFRYLGRLTYRYRWAIAAFWALLFIFTSIYAQRLPDMLKESGFTPEGSESDLGFESLEEELGMSPSTLNLIYTSNHLDLTEESETARIIESLENLKTQPYITNIQVNPTPRLTEEKGIQSVIVKINLNNQESLEVYPELREMITAPQGMELFIDGGTATLYEIQQATKHDLVKAELIGIPIALIVLLIIFGTVGAALLPVFVGMVSVSVTLGTTYFISYHFDVSNFLPNIVMMLGLALGIDYALFVVSRFREELKRHRSVESAVARTMEKAGHSVFFSGFAVLIGMFGMLFIRLPIMYSLCLGGVLIVLMSVLVSSTLLPALLGIFGHSINRLQVFPALQKKLGNSTLWRRIAFGVMKRPAFLTIFISLILILLMTPIANMKLGVPTAEVLPPSYESRMGSDLFDQHYDNKEASPIYIVVKTPESAAEEDSILLINEYEKTISKINGIQEVRSFLDTFENQSAEMIAGLLQTDETRENLERRNLLRGEFALLTAIPAHDPNSPQASDLVEQLRNVKTESLETYVTGHSALRFDMLNRIYEGLPFLILFIMTVTYLTLLYAFKSVLIPLKAVLMNVLSLGASLGIVVIVFQNGWFAEALQITSTGYVNLVMPVTIFSIVFGISMDYEVFLISRIMEEYEKTGDNDRSTAEGLQKTGGLITSAALILMTVVGSFIFTNIEITKALGVGLFCAVFIDATIIRIIVVPALMKMLGHANWWAPRWLFGR
- a CDS encoding DUF2515 domain-containing protein; this translates as MNKINLFNSHSFTEIKIELKKKQKSPAIPDILGLSDEDRVLINQIKEETNRLNVNNVTRTQAYLKFYLAHPEIHWAFLGHMVSRNGGWNMTDLKGDFLSNLLSEKERKAFFSFLERGNWLIFQDVYPQFLLYEESLRQNKRLFHLLPHFNVSTFMETIWNQFWKYGDPYKLAIALVINEQSYLEKRVVQNPVYKKSVLDTLEFMLQDLLSLNHILFPYFEHRKNETKAALIGQTLRHFSSLHERILLGKRLYSLLFDNKRRLQKIVNWAASHPHTGSRKDYWPHLFHDVRESLPGFLYKKRIRNCQLRKGERPIYSPKLIYAWKDVAHTEAEIGDWFNDWRVIHYLIRENCETDGEIMDEYCETIEKIELAILAKKVIFR
- a CDS encoding CBO0543 family protein, with the protein product MNTVKQSKKSSLRSSPKRSYSVKRNKLSGYGSTLLFASLLGTYLDLYFVGKQFYQFPVRPFPEIFSINIGFTLVGLPLFTFFFLYFSDTMTSFKRFVFMVMMSLLMAIFEKLAEGFGFFNHSDQWKHYYSSIGYFLFMLLIWRFYRWRRS